A genome region from Calliopsis andreniformis isolate RMS-2024a chromosome 2, iyCalAndr_principal, whole genome shotgun sequence includes the following:
- the LOC143188245 gene encoding uncharacterized protein LOC143188245 isoform X6, whose translation MTQSSGAGSPQQFCLRWNNYQTNLTNVFDQLLQSESFVDVTLACDGHSVKAHKMVLSACSPYFQALFFDNPCQHPIVIMKDIKWPELKAAVEFMYKGEINVSQEQIGPLLKVAESLKIRGLADVNSEQELTSRPSLEEAANAAAAMHRKKRRRISGERSPPGSSPDRVPSGSLPDDQDHNSAGAGVIVPDIHSMLPSSSTPRSLGSPGTPNVSVTPQINLQELPVSLPLPPPPPPPPQGQQSSHAIAAHHVPGHVTSGPHASVNHLTSHGQQLTVQQQQQQQQQQQQQQQQQQQQQHHQQGATGQPNPGDDLEIKPGIAEMIREEERVSTPPVR comes from the coding sequence ATGACGCAATCAAGCGGCGCTGGGTCCCCCCAGCAGTTCTGTCTAAGGTGGAACAACTATCAAACCAATCTGACGAACGTGTTCGATCAGCTGCTCCAGAGCGAGAGCTTCGTCGACGTGACCCTCGCCTGCGACGGGCACAGCGTCAAGGCCCACAAAATGGTCCTCTCCGCCTGCAGCCCGTATTTCCAGGCCCTGTTCTTCGACAATCCCTGCCAGCATCCGATTGTCATCATGAAGGACATCAAGTGGCCCGAGTTGAAGGCCGCCGTCGAGTTCATGTACAAGGGCGAGATAAACGTGTCGCAGGAGCAGATCGGCCCGCTGCTCAAGGTCGCGGAGAGCCTCAAGATCCGCGGCCTGGCGGACGTGAACAGCGAGCAGGAGCTGACCTCTAGGCCGAGCCTCGAGGAGGCGGCGAACGCCGCCGCGGCGATGCACAGGAAGAAGCGCCGCCGAATATCTGGAGAGAGATCGCCGCCAGGCAGCAGCCCCGATCGAGTTCCATCTGGAAGCCTCCCCGACGACCAGGACCACAACTCGGCTGGTGCAGGCGTGATCGTGCCCGACATCCACAGCATGCTGCCCAGCAGCTCCACTCCAAGATCCCTCGGATCCCCAGGCACGCCCAACGTCTCCGTCACGCCGCAGATCAACCTGCAGGAACTTCCGGTATCGCTACCTCTGCCACCACCCCCGCCGCCGCCCCCTCAGGGACAGCAGAGCTCGCACGCCATAGCCGCACACCATGTGCCTGGCCACGTGACATCCGGTCCCCACGCCTCCGTCAACCACCTGACCAGTCACGGCCAGCAGCTCACcgtgcagcagcagcagcagcagcagcagcagcaacagcagcaacagcaacaacagcaacagcagcagcatcaCCAGCAAGGGGCCACTGGCCAACCGAACCCTGGGGACGACCTCGAGATCAAGCCAGGCATCGCCGAGATGATTCGCGAGGAGGAAAGG